A region from the Aegilops tauschii subsp. strangulata cultivar AL8/78 chromosome 5, Aet v6.0, whole genome shotgun sequence genome encodes:
- the LOC109759520 gene encoding long chain acyl-CoA synthetase 9, chloroplastic: MNPYFVGLLVPIAVSLLLQKRRKVEKKRGVPVDVGGEPGYAIRNHRFERPVETHWEGVNTLAELFEHACKEYLYMPLLGTRKLISREIESSPDGRSFEKLHLGEYEWKCYAEAFKSVCNFSSGLVNLGRQDNESVAIFAETQAEWQIALQACFRQNITVVTIYSSLGEEALCHSLNETEVTTVICGRKELKKLIDIGWQLDTVKRVIYINEEGISAEVSIAQNSTSWSVKSFEEVGKLGAEAPVDANMPLPSDVAVIMYTSGSTGLPKGVMMTHRNVLATLSAVMTIVPELGKKDIYMAYLPLAHILELAAETLMAAVGASIGYGSALTLTDTSSKIKKGTLGDASALRPTLMTAVPAILDRVRDGVRKKVDAKGGVAKKLFDIGYSRRLAAINGSWLGAWGVEKLLWDRLVFTKVRAILGGNIRFVLSGGAPLSGDTQRFINICLGAPIGQGYGLTETCAGGTFSEYDDTSVGRVGAPLPCSYIKLIDWAEGGYLTTDSPMPRGEIVIGGPNVTKGYFKNEAKTSEVYKDDERGLRWFYSGDIGRFHPDGCLEIIDRKKDIVKLQHGEYVSLGKVEAALAMSPYVENIMIHADPFHSYCVALVVAAQNELERWALQQGLAYTDFADLCQKQEAVVEVLESLTKAAKQARLEKFETPAKVKLIPDPWTPESGLVTAALKLKREVIRKTFEDDLAQLYA; encoded by the exons ATGAATCCTTATTTTGTTGGCCTTCTTGTGCCCATCGCGGTCTCTCTTCTGCTCCAGAAAAGGAGAAAGGTTGAAAAGAAGAGGGGTGTGCCAGTTGATGTTGGTGGAGAGCCTGGCTATGCGATCCGCAACCATCGGTTTGAACGCCCTGTTGAAACACACTGGGAAGGGGTCAACACACTTGCTGAGCTGTTTGAGCATGCTTGCAAAGAGTATCTCTACATGCCCCTCCTTGGCACAAGGAAGCTCATTTCAAGGGAAATAGAATCATCACCTGATGGGAGGTCCTTTGAGAAGCTTCATCTGGGGGAGTACGAGTGGAAATGTTACGCTGAGGCCTTCAAGAGTGTTTGCAACTTTTCTTCAGGATTGGTCAATTTAGGTCGCCAGGACAATGAGAGTGTTGCTATTTTTGCCGAGACACAGGCTGAGTGGCAGATTGCACTGCAG GCATGCTTCAGACAAAACATAACAGTTGTCACCATCTATTCCTCGTTGGGGGAGGAAGCACTATGCCACTCACTAAATGAG ACTGAGGTCACTACTGTAATATGTGGTCGGAAGGAATTAAAGAAGTTGATTGATATAGGTTGGCAACTTGACACTGTCAAGCGTGTGATCTACATCAATGAGGAAGGCATCTCGGCTGAAGTTTCTATAGCTCAAAACAGCACTAGCTGGTCAGTTAAGTCATTTGAGGAAGTAGGTAAATTGGGAGCTGAAGCACCTGTTGATGCAAACATGCCTCTCCCATCTGATGTTGCGGTGATAATGTACACAAGTGGTAGCACTGGATTGCCCAAG GGAGTTATGATGACCCACCGCAATGTCCTGGCTACACTTTCAGCAGTTATGACCATTGTGCCTGAACTTGGCAAAAAGGATATATACATGGCCTACCTCCCACTGGCGCACATTCTTGAGTTGGCAGCTGAG ACACTTATGGCTGCTGTTGGAGCCTCCATTGGATATGGATCAGCTTTGACCCTGACTGATACATCAAGCAAAATAAAGAAGGGGACCCTAGGCGATGCTTCTGCACTGAGGCCGACACTGATGACTGCTGTACCTGCTATACTTGATCGTGTCCGTGATGGTGTAAGAAAAAAG GTGGATGCAAAGGGTGGTGTAGCGAAGAAATTATTTGACATTGGATATAGCCGCCGACTTGCTGCTATCAATGGAAGTTGGCTTGGTGCATGGGGAGTAGAGAAACTGTTGTGGGACAGGCTTGTCTTCACGAAGGTGCGTGCAATATTGGGAGGAAATATTCGCTTTGTACTCTCAGGTGGAGCACCTCTGTCCGGAGACACTCAGAGATTTATCAACATATGCCTTGG GGCTCCAATAGGCCAAGGGTATGGTCTGACTGAAACTTGTGCTGGAGGAACGTTTTCTGAGTATGATGATACATCTGTTGGCCGTGTTGGTGCTCCACTACCTTGTTCATACATTAAG TTGATTGACTGGGCTGAAGGGGGATACTTAACAACGGATTCACCAATGCCTCGGGGGGAGATAGTCATCGGAGGTCCCAATGTAACTAAAGGCTATTTCAAGAATGAAGCTAAAACAAGTGAAGTCTATAAG GATGATGAAAGAGGTCTACGATGGTTCTATTCTGGAGACATAGGGCGTTTCCATCCAGATGGCTGCCTTGAAATCATTGACCGCAAGAAAGATATCGTGAAGCTTCAACATGGTGAATACGTATCTCTTGGGAAG GTGGAAGCTGCGTTGGCTATGAGCCCATATGTTGAGAACATCATGATCCATGCCGATCCTTTTCACAGTTACTGTGTTGCACTTGTGGTAGCAGCACAGAATGAACTTGAAAGGTGGGCATTGCAGCAAGGACTTGCATACACCGATTTTGCTGATTTGTGCCAGAAGCAAGAGGCTGTTGTAGAAGTGCTTGAATCTTTAACAAAG GCTGCGAAGCAAGCACGACTGGAGAAGTTCGAGACACCAGCCAAAGTCAAGCTCATACCAGATCCATGGACCCCCGAGTCGGGCCTCGTCACGGCTGCGCTCAAACTCAAGAGGGAGGTGATCAGGAAGACGTTTGAAGACGATCTGGCGCAGTTGTACGCCTGA